GGCAACATTGGTGACGTTATCAATAACAATGAATTCTTAAACTCTCGCTGCGGTCGCCAAGTGATGTCGACGGGAAAAGTTCTTTTAGCTGTCAATGACGTCGTTAACGGATTAGCACCTTACGCGCTTTTCGCCGTTTCTATGAATGCCGCACTAAAGCCGGCTTTGCCGTTTGTAATTGGCGGCGCTGTCGCGACCAGCGGTATTTCGGCGATCGCTAAAATGATCGATCAAAACACCTTGGACATGTCGAAACCAAATCACCGCAAAGCTCTTTTGGAAAACGTCTGCCAATTCACGAAAATTGCCAAGAAAGTTCGCTTCGTGCAACTGGCTCAAAGCGGAAAGATCGACACGATCACAAAAGAACTTGAACAAAACGTAGCGCTGTACAACGCCCGCTTCGGCCAGCCAAGCAAGGGCCTTGCTGCGACTTTGGCTTTTAAAGATTCTACGGAAAAATATTTGAATGGCTTCCGCACGGAAGTCAGTTCCGACAAAGACTATTTGGCGGTTCTTGAAAACCAGGTGGCCAACAATGCCGACGATCTTTTGATGTGCAGCCTTTCTATTGAGCTAGTAAAAACCGCGACGTCTTCGACGGTCTTTCCAATGTCGAGCTTCTTGAATCTGCAACAGCTCACTCAAGATTCCTCAAAGACCGAAAAAATCCAGGCCGCTGCTTTGATGGCAATGAACAATCGCGCCATCAAATCTTTAACGGATTACGCAACAGGTTCTATGGACGATCCCGCGTCTTGCGCTAAGATGGGCAAATCCTGGTTGCAAAGCATTCACCAGGCATTGAATCTTTCAGGAAGCGTGATTGAGAAAAAGCAAAGCGATCTTGATACAGAGCTTGCCAAAAATGCGGAATACCGCCAGTGGAAAGCGCGCTATTCCCTGCTTCAAACCGATATTGTCACTGTCAAACGCGTTGAAAAAGCCATGGAAGAACTTTCCAAAGACACTTCGATCATTGATCGCTCTGAATTTGCCCAACGGATGGTTGCTTTAAAGGCGGGACTTTTTGGCTCACGCTTCCGCTGGAATTTTGGCAAGTCTCCAGTCTTTGCGTGGATTGAGCATACGAAGAGCATGCACGACCAAACTATCGGCGCTTTCACCGCAGGTATGAAGGCCTTGCGTGAAGAGTCTTTAAGTCTCACCGAGTTTGGAAGACGTCTTTCAAAAAAATTCCGCATCGCCGGAGTTCGCGTGGAAGGCTTTAACACGCTTGATATGATTTACCTTGCCCGTGATGTAAAAGTCACAAAAGGACTTTCAAATCTGACTTTGAAAACTCTTCCTGTCGGCTCCCGCGATAATGAAGTCGTTTGCCAACAGTTGGAATCAGCATGGTTGGATTGGTCAGCTGCTTTGGACCACTTGGGTGCTATTCAGTTTTTCTGTGACATGATTGATCCTGTCTTAGATGTGAAGGTGGATGCCAAAATCATCTCTGCTTGCCGAGGTCAAGGCCTGCCTGAAACACAGAACGGCTGGAACGGCTCGCCTTCCCTTTACGAAAAAGCGAAACTGAGACTGAAAAGCAACGGTTACCAAGCCGATGCCCAATTGGTGAGCCAAAAACTCAAAGAGCTTCAGTGTCCGATGCCAGAAATTTCCGTGATGAAATAAGAACGGAACATATCGCCTGAAGATCTATTTCACTCGGAAACGCCACAGATCTCCCAAGTCCCCAACACCTGTGGCGCCATAACCGTAACCCCCGTAAAGCCAGAAGTTCCCATTGAGATCTTTCCAACCGATGCCCCCTTGGCGACAACCTGGTGTATTCACAATACTAGGAACTCCCAAAGTTCCAAAATTTCCAGGAGCTGTCGCTGTCGGTGTTCCCGTCATCCACGTCCATTGATTTGTGGTGATATTGTATCGCCACAAATCGTTGGTGTAACTCAAAGAAGAGTTCCCTGAAAACAGCCATAAGTTATTATTCGAATCCGTCCATCCCACAGTAGAGAATCGCGACCTTGGAAGATTTGTCGAGGTCGCAATTCCCAGAGTGCCCGTGCTGCCGACCCCTCCTGTCGTGTTAGGCCCAGACATCCACGTCCACTGATTGGCAGCGACATCATATTTCCATAAATCACTAAGGTAACTTCCCGCCACGCCACCAAAGAGCCATAAATTCCCAGAAGCATCCACCCATCCTTGAGCCCCATAACGCGCGCCCGGAGTATTGGCTGGATCTGCTACACCTTGAGTTCCATAAACACCGGGAGCACCTGTCGTGTTAGAGCCCGTCATCCACGTCCATTGATTCGTTGAAGGATCGTATTTCCAAAGATCGTTGAACTGTGATCCGTTTGTTCCTCCAAAGAGCCACAGATTGCCGTTGTTATCTCTCCATGATGTTGATTTATAACGGGCTCCCGGAACGTTGGCCGCGTTCGGAGTTCCCTTCGTTCCGTAAGTCGCAGCACCTCCACCTGTGCTGGCCCCGGAAATCCATGTCCACTGGCTTGTTGCCGTATCGTATTTCCATAAATCATTCCAATAAGCGGAAAAACCATTTCCACCGAACATCCACAGATTTCCGCTGCTGTCACTCCAGCTCGCGGCGCTGTTGCGAGCTCCGGGAACATTGGAAGCTGACGGAGTTCCTTTCGTACCGTAAGTTCCCGCGGCATTGGTGAGGTTCGAACCTGACATCCACGTCCAATCTCCTATCGTGGTATTGTACTTCCAAAGATCATTCAGATTTCCATAATCGTTGTTGCCACCAAACATCCACAAAGTACCATTCGAAGCCACCCACGAAACCGCGTAAGCTCTGCCGATAGGCGATGGAGGAACTGGAGCTGGAGATCCCCTCGTTCCGTAAGTCCCGATTTCGTTAACAACGTTAGAGCCCGACACCCAGGTCCACTCATTTGTGCTCACGTTGTATTTCCAAAAATCACTATTGCTCCCGCCATTGTAACCGCCCAAAAGCCAGAAGGTGTTTGTGGCGTTGGACCACGAGGCCGTACCGTAGCGAGCATCCGGAATATTTAATGTGGATGGAACTCCTTTTGTGCCCCATGTGCCGCCGGCATTTGTTCCGCTGGAACCTGAAACCCACGTCCATTCTGTCGTCGTCGGATTGTATTTCCAAAGATCGTTCAAACGGCTTCCGTTTGTGCCGCCGAACAACCACAGATTATCACTCGCATCAGTCCAAGCGCCGCCATCTCTGCGACTTCCCGGAGTATTGGCCGTCGATGCCACACCTTTGGTACCGTACACGGCACTTGCACTTAAGGTTGTTGTACCTGAAAACCATCCCCACTGATTTGTTGCGGGATCGTACATCCACAAATCACCTAAATAACCCGTATTATAAATATCACTGTCACTGAGGCCGAAGCCACCGTACATCCAAAATTTGCCCGAAGAATCTCGCCAACTGAAAGCGCCGTAGCGACTGCCGGGCACCAACGGCACCAAAGCTGAAGACCCTTTGGTTCCATAGACACCGCTTGTGACTCCTGCAGTGGAACCACAAATCCACGTCCATTCATTTGTTCCGGGATTGTATTTCCAGACATCGTTCAAATGCGTGAGACCACCGCTGGCCCCGTAACCGTATCCGCCGAAAAACCAAAAATTTCCTGAAGCATCCATACTCGGAGCGTATCCCCGGCGTGCGCCCGGAGCATTGGCCGTCGACGGAACACCTTTCGTACCATAGACGCCATTCGCATTGGCGGTGTTGTTTCCCGAAACCCACGTCCACTGATTGCTGACCGGATCATACTTCCACAGATCATTGAAAAACGAAGCGCTGCTGTCATAACCTCCCAGCAACCACAGCTTATCACTGCCGTCTTTCCACGACGCCAGTGAATAACGTGCTCCAGGAATGTTTGCGGGAGCTGCCACACCCTTGCTTCCATAAACGCCGGTCGCGCTGACAAACGGAGATCCGGAGATCCACGTCCACTCACCCGTAGTTGGGTTGTATTTCCAAAGATCATTCAACGCATTTCTTGTCAGAGAAGTGCTTCCGGTCCCGTATCCACCAAACATCCACAAGTTGCCGCTAGAGTCGATCCAACCTGCTCCTCCATGGCGTGATCCGGGAAAAGGTGAAACCGCAGTCGAAGTACCCAGAGTGCCGTACACTCCATAAAATTTTGCAAGATTGGAACCCGAAACCCACGTCCACTCATCCGTTCCGGGATTGTATTTCCATAAATCACCATAGAAGACGGAACTGCTGTTCACAATTCCGCCAAACATCCAAAGATTATCGCTGCTATCTACGAAAGCGCCGGCATTGCTGCGGGCACCGGGAGTATTCGCCGTCGAGGCAACACCTTTGGTTCCGTACACGGGCATCACTCCGGTCGTGTTGGCGCCCGAGATCCACGTCCACTGATTTGTGCCGGGATTGTACTTCCATAAGTCACTTCGGTAGGAAGAATCAGAACCACCATACACCCAAAAATTTCCGCCGGAGTCTTTAAAGCCCGTGGCCAAAGCCCTTCCACCGGGAGTGTTGGCCGCCGCTGGAGTTCCTTTGGTTCCATAGACACCCGATGCGTTCACTGAACTTGAACCGGTCATCCACGTCCACTCTCCTGTGCCGGGGTTGAATCTCCACAAGTCATTGAGATAGGTGGATGTTCCATTTCGTCCACCGAAAATCCAAATATTGGTGCTGCCGTCAATCCATCCGAGATGCTCTGTTCTTCCTCCAGGATAGTTCGATGTCGAAGGAGTTCCCTTTGTACCGTAAACTCCCGCAACATTCGTGGTGTTCGCGCCCGAGACCCAAGTCCACTCACCTGTCGCTGGATTGTATTTCCAAAGATCATTCAAATATCCACTGCCGGCACTGGCGTAACCAGATCCCCCGTACAGCCAAAAATTTCCACTGGAATCTATGACAGTGCTGTGATTGACCCGAGCCCCCGGAATATTCGCCGTCGAAGGAGTTCCCTTCGTCCCGTAGGTTCCCACCGAGTTTGCAGAGCTGGCACCCGACATCCACGTCCATTGCCCTGTGCTCGGATCAAACTTCCACAAGTCGTTCAGATAGCCGCTACTGTAAAATCCACCGAAGACCCAAAGGTTGTTACTCGAATCAATCCATCCTGACGCCCAAGCGCGGGCTCTGGGAGAGTTGGAAGCGGATGCAACCCCCTTGGTTCCGTAGCTTCCAGGATCATTGTTCGTCGTCGTACCAGAAACCCACGTCCACGTGTTGGTGCTGGGATTGTATTTCCAAAGATCATTCGTTGTGCCCCACGCTCCCATACCTCCGAAGCTCCACTGATTGCCGCTGGAGTCGGTCCAAGTAACAGCGCCCGAGCGTGAACCTGCGACAGGAGGTTCTGCCGCTGAAGAACCTTGTGTGCCATAGACACCATAACCGTCTTGCACCGTTGTTCCCGACATCCAAGTCCACTGCCCGGAGCCGATATCGTACATCCATAAGTCGCCGTAAGGAACATTGATGGAACCACCATACATCCACAATTTATTTCCGTCAGACCATCCGATGCCGCCGTAACGGGCTCCCGGCGTGTTGGCCGCTGCGGCAACTCCTTTGGTTCCGTAGACTCCTGCGGGATTAAAAGATCCGTCGATACTTCCCGTCACCCACGTCCATTCCAGAGTGCTAGGATCAAACTTCCAAAGACTGTTATGATAGGAGGGTCCATTGAACATTCCGCCAAAGAGCCAAAATTTTCCACTGCCATCAACCCACGTCGTTGCATACGCGCGACGAGTGGGAATGTTGGCTGTCGAGGGCACTCCCTTGGTCCCAGGAACTCCCACTTGATTTGTCAGATAAGATCCTGAGATCCAAGTCCATTGATCCATCGCCGGATTGTATTTCCAGAGATCGCCAAAATAATTATTCGAAGACGGACTGACGCCTCCAAAAACCCAAAGATTTCCACTGCTGTCTGTCCAACTGGCGGCTCCGAGGCGAGAGCCTGGAACGGGCGGCGTTGGAGACGAACTGCCTTTTGCTCCGTAAACACCATATTGATCCGTCTGATTCGAGCCGTGAACCCACGTCCACTGATTTGTCGTCGTGTTGAATTTCCAAAGATCGTTGAAATATCCCGGAGATTTTGCCCCGCCCGACAACCAAAGATTTCCACTGGTATCAATCCATGTCACTCCGGAAAAACGGGCGCCCGGTGTGTTCGCCGCTGCCGCAACTCCTTGTGTCCCGTAAGTGCCGGTTGCATTGAACGTGTTAGAACCTGTCATCCACGTCCACTGATTGCTTGTCGGATTGTATTTCCAAAGATCGTTGTAAATGCTTCCACTTCCAACATCGCCACCGAACAACCACAGGTTGCCACTGGTGTCGACCCACGACATGCAGTACTCGCGAGCACCAGGAACGTTCGTGTCGGCGCTGACTCCTTGCACGCCGTAATTGGAACTTCCGTTCGGAGAACTGGAGCCTGACATCCAACTCCACTCGTTGGTGCTGACATTGTATTTCCAAAGATCATTGAAATAGTTGGCTCCACTGAATGAGTAACCGCCAAAGAACCATTTGTTACCGCTCGAGTCAGTCCACGTGCACGCCCCTTGACGTGCGCCGGGAAGCGGTGGAGTCGCGGCACTTGAGCCCTGACGTCCGTAAGCACCGGTTTCATACGGCGTGCTTGGGCCGCCCATCCACGTCCACATCGACATAAATCTTTTGCCGATGACAGACATGCTGCGACCGTTGAAGGCGTAACTGGAAGAGAAAATTAATAACACTGTCGCGATCAGCGCTTTACGCATAAGAAATTCCTTTTTCTTAATATTGAGCGGCGACTCCGCAATAAACGGCGACAGCTCCGGTATTAAGAACAACACAGCTGATTACGCTTGTGCTGCCGGAATTAACTAGGAAACCAGGATAGCTCGAACCTCCGCTGCCACCCGTGGAATTTTTATCCCAAAACACTGCTGTCGTCCCACCGTTGTAACTCACATTGAAAACACTGTTCGTCTGGCCCGTCACAAAGAACGTGACTGTCCAAGACATATTTCCTGACGGCCATCCTGTGATCGCCGGAATATTTAAAGTCGTTGTTCCCGAAGCACACGCCGTGAGCGTGTAGAGATTTGTTGTAAAACCGGTGATGTTCGTGGACGAACAAGAAAGAGTTCCCAGCGCGCCTACTTTTTCAAAGTACGCTTGTCGAAATGTGGCTGCCCCATCCACATCCAAAGCCGTCGCCGGAGCGTTAGTGCCGACGCCGACTTTACCGGAGTTGTAGTAGATGTCAGAGCCTGTGGTTGTCCATTGTGAAGCCGTCGGAACCGTGGTGTTACAGATTAAATTTCCGGAACCATCTGACGTGCACATTTTATTGTTCGTGATGCCGGAAGTTCCAATCAAAGGAATATTTCCTGAAGCAGTGCCTGTGTCTTTCGTTGCCGCCGTTCCCAATCCAAGATTGGTTCTTGCGCCCGCAGCTGTCGTGGCCCCCGTCCCGCCATTAGCAAGAGCAAGCGAACCTGTGATCGCCGCAGCTTGACTGATATCGATCGCTCCAAAATCAGGATTTCCACCACCTGCGGGAATTCTTAAAATCTGATTCGCAGTTCCGGCGGCTGTTGAAGCCATCGTTGTCGCTGTCGCAAAATAAGGAATTCCTCCCGCAGTGCCGGAAGTAAGTCCCGTACCACCTTTTGTGACTGGCACCGTATTCAATGTCGGATTGGGATAAGTTCCCGAAAGATCTCCGCCAGCACTTCCTGTGGGAGCCGCGCCTGTTGTGGCAATCGTGATACTGCCTGCCGCATTTGTGATATTGATACCCGTTCCGGCTGAAAGTGTCGCTGCCACGGGAGCCGCTCCTGTAGAGCCTACAAGCAATTGACCGTTGGTAAGTGCTGAGAATTCAACAATCGCTCCCGCACTCGAAACCATGATGCGACCGTTGTTTAAAGCCGTCGCGGAGTTTGTTCCGCCATTAGCAATCGGTAAAACTCCTGAATAAGAAGTCGCCGTTGTCGAAGGTGTTGTCCAAGTTAAATTTCCTGAAGTATCCGACGTCAGCACTTGGCCGTTCACGGTCGCTGCATCTGTGGGAAGTTTTAAAACGTAACTTGTGCCGATGGCTCCTGTGGGTCCTGAAAGAGTCACGGTATTAGAACCGCTTCCCGCTGTGATCACGACATTTCCTTTTAAGGTCGCCGTCACCGTTCCGGCCGAGAAATTTCCCGAAGCATCGCGTTTTACAATGGCATTTGCAGTGTTGGCGTTTGTCGCCGCATTCGCCGCAAGCTCTGCGGAATGCACATTCGCTGCTGTAGAACCTCCCACGGAGTTGACCGTCGCGGCAACAGAACCCGAGCCACTGGCAGAAACATCACCCGTTAACGCCGTCAGCGTTCCAGGATTTCCGGCAGGCAAAGTTGCAGCCATCCACTTTACTCCGTCCCACTGCAAAACTTGATTTGCCGTGGGAGCTGTCGCATCGACAGGTTGATTTTGCAAAGCCACAACTTTGCTTGCACCGATGGAACCTGTGACGTCTCCAGCCAACGTGATGGCTGTTTGCCCGGCAGAGGTCAATCGCCCTTGAGCATCGACTGTAAACGTCGCCACCTGGTTTGCGGATCCATAGGACCCCGCAGTCACAGCAGTATCGGCAAGCTGAATCGTCCCCGTCGTGGTGATAGGACCACCGGTAAGGCCCGTGCCTGTCGCTATGTTCGTGACGGTTCCACCGCTAGCTCCACTCACACCCGCACAAGTCATTGTGCCTGTGGCGCTGTTCCAGCTTAAAAAAGTATTCGCTCCGCAATTCGGTAAACCCACTTTCGTCAAGAAATCACTGGGAACATTGTTTCCCAATTTTTGTGCTGACTGAGCAAATGCCGAGAAAGGAACTGAACGAATGGAATTATCCGTCGAGATCGTCTTCCAGCTCGCACCATCATAAAAGGACACGCGCAGTTTACGTTCATCACTCATCACAGATGTATAAGTTGTCGCCCCGTCTGTGCACGTGTAACTGCCTCCTGCCACCGAACAAGTGCCACAGGTAAATGTTTTTGAATTATTAAACGCATCGAGAATTGTAAAACCACCGCCTGTCGGAAACTGCATCGAGCCTTTTCCGATAGCCACGTCGAAAACTCCTTTGGAGTTTGCCATATTCACATTGTTCACTTGCTCTTGGTAAATCAAACAGTCGCCGGAAGGATCTAGGATTTGAAAGAGAAAAGACACGTTCGCATATTCAAGCGGAGTGCCGTCTGTCTTTAGAATACGCCCCTGATACGTGAGAGACGTCGGAGATGCTTGAGCCATCCCGCTCATCGCAAAAATCAAAATGATCAGTGGTTTCCATCTTCGAAACACAGGGCCTCCGCTAAAAATATTCACGTTTCCTATCGGAGCCCTAGGGTTTCTGAA
This region of Bdellovibrio sp. BCCA genomic DNA includes:
- a CDS encoding Kelch repeat-containing protein, which produces MRKALIATVLLIFSSSYAFNGRSMSVIGKRFMSMWTWMGGPSTPYETGAYGRQGSSAATPPLPGARQGACTWTDSSGNKWFFGGYSFSGANYFNDLWKYNVSTNEWSWMSGSSSPNGSSNYGVQGVSADTNVPGAREYCMSWVDTSGNLWLFGGDVGSGSIYNDLWKYNPTSNQWTWMTGSNTFNATGTYGTQGVAAAANTPGARFSGVTWIDTSGNLWLSGGAKSPGYFNDLWKFNTTTNQWTWVHGSNQTDQYGVYGAKGSSSPTPPVPGSRLGAASWTDSSGNLWVFGGVSPSSNNYFGDLWKYNPAMDQWTWISGSYLTNQVGVPGTKGVPSTANIPTRRAYATTWVDGSGKFWLFGGMFNGPSYHNSLWKFDPSTLEWTWVTGSIDGSFNPAGVYGTKGVAAAANTPGARYGGIGWSDGNKLWMYGGSINVPYGDLWMYDIGSGQWTWMSGTTVQDGYGVYGTQGSSAAEPPVAGSRSGAVTWTDSSGNQWSFGGMGAWGTTNDLWKYNPSTNTWTWVSGTTTNNDPGSYGTKGVASASNSPRARAWASGWIDSSNNLWVFGGFYSSGYLNDLWKFDPSTGQWTWMSGASSANSVGTYGTKGTPSTANIPGARVNHSTVIDSSGNFWLYGGSGYASAGSGYLNDLWKYNPATGEWTWVSGANTTNVAGVYGTKGTPSTSNYPGGRTEHLGWIDGSTNIWIFGGRNGTSTYLNDLWRFNPGTGEWTWMTGSSSVNASGVYGTKGTPAAANTPGGRALATGFKDSGGNFWVYGGSDSSYRSDLWKYNPGTNQWTWISGANTTGVMPVYGTKGVASTANTPGARSNAGAFVDSSDNLWMFGGIVNSSSVFYGDLWKYNPGTDEWTWVSGSNLAKFYGVYGTLGTSTAVSPFPGSRHGGAGWIDSSGNLWMFGGYGTGSTSLTRNALNDLWKYNPTTGEWTWISGSPFVSATGVYGSKGVAAPANIPGARYSLASWKDGSDKLWLLGGYDSSASFFNDLWKYDPVSNQWTWVSGNNTANANGVYGTKGVPSTANAPGARRGYAPSMDASGNFWFFGGYGYGASGGLTHLNDVWKYNPGTNEWTWICGSTAGVTSGVYGTKGSSALVPLVPGSRYGAFSWRDSSGKFWMYGGFGLSDSDIYNTGYLGDLWMYDPATNQWGWFSGTTTLSASAVYGTKGVASTANTPGSRRDGGAWTDASDNLWLFGGTNGSRLNDLWKYNPTTTEWTWVSGSSGTNAGGTWGTKGVPSTLNIPDARYGTASWSNATNTFWLLGGYNGGSNSDFWKYNVSTNEWTWVSGSNVVNEIGTYGTRGSPAPVPPSPIGRAYAVSWVASNGTLWMFGGNNDYGNLNDLWKYNTTIGDWTWMSGSNLTNAAGTYGTKGTPSASNVPGARNSAASWSDSSGNLWMFGGNGFSAYWNDLWKYDTATSQWTWISGASTGGGAATYGTKGTPNAANVPGARYKSTSWRDNNGNLWLFGGTNGSQFNDLWKYDPSTNQWTWMTGSNTTGAPGVYGTQGVADPANTPGARYGAQGWVDASGNLWLFGGVAGSYLSDLWKYDVAANQWTWMSGPNTTGGVGSTGTLGIATSTNLPRSRFSTVGWTDSNNNLWLFSGNSSLSYTNDLWRYNITTNQWTWMTGTPTATAPGNFGTLGVPSIVNTPGCRQGGIGWKDLNGNFWLYGGYGYGATGVGDLGDLWRFRVK
- a CDS encoding beta strand repeat-containing protein, coding for MFRRWKPLIILIFAMSGMAQASPTSLTYQGRILKTDGTPLEYANVSFLFQILDPSGDCLIYQEQVNNVNMANSKGVFDVAIGKGSMQFPTGGGFTILDAFNNSKTFTCGTCSVAGGSYTCTDGATTYTSVMSDERKLRVSFYDGASWKTISTDNSIRSVPFSAFAQSAQKLGNNVPSDFLTKVGLPNCGANTFLSWNSATGTMTCAGVSGASGGTVTNIATGTGLTGGPITTTGTIQLADTAVTAGSYGSANQVATFTVDAQGRLTSAGQTAITLAGDVTGSIGASKVVALQNQPVDATAPTANQVLQWDGVKWMAATLPAGNPGTLTALTGDVSASGSGSVAATVNSVGGSTAANVHSAELAANAATNANTANAIVKRDASGNFSAGTVTATLKGNVVITAGSGSNTVTLSGPTGAIGTSYVLKLPTDAATVNGQVLTSDTSGNLTWTTPSTTATSYSGVLPIANGGTNSATALNNGRIMVSSAGAIVEFSALTNGQLLVGSTGAAPVAATLSAGTGINITNAAGSITIATTGAAPTGSAGGDLSGTYPNPTLNTVPVTKGGTGLTSGTAGGIPYFATATTMASTAAGTANQILRIPAGGGNPDFGAIDISQAAAITGSLALANGGTGATTAAGARTNLGLGTAATKDTGTASGNIPLIGTSGITNNKMCTSDGSGNLICNTTVPTASQWTTTGSDIYYNSGKVGVGTNAPATALDVDGAATFRQAYFEKVGALGTLSCSSTNITGFTTNLYTLTACASGTTTLNIPAITGWPSGNMSWTVTFFVTGQTNSVFNVSYNGGTTAVFWDKNSTGGSGGSSYPGFLVNSGSTSVISCVVLNTGAVAVYCGVAAQY